A segment of the Moorena sp. SIOASIH genome:
CGCATTTATCTTGAGTTTAGTTGACTACTTATATAGTCTGTTTCATCAAGAAGGGAAAAAAATTGAAAATTGTCAATGGTCAATTGCCAAAGGGATTTACGCGAATCTGTTAAGACTCTGACGCCAGCGGCTACCCAGCCATAACAACCCACCGATAGCAAGTAATCCTCCAGTAGTAGAAGATTCTGGCACTTTCTCGACTTTGATACGTGCTATCTGGTAGCCATCCACTGTAAAGTCGCCTTGAGCAAACGCCGGAGTTGATAAAATCGGTCCACCTGGAATAAAACCTGGATGCAGGGTGACAACTCCGTTTTCTGGTGTACCGGTATCAGGAGTAGTTTGACCGAAGAAGGCAGTAGTCGTCTGCTGCTCGTCGTTAACTTCCGTACCTGCATCCAGAACTTGAGAACCCAGAACGGTAAAGTCAGCTCCAGTGAAATTACCTTCTTCATCAAAAATCTCAATAGCCAAGGGGTTGCCATTAGCAATGAAAGCATCATTACTGGGGAGAATCATTGCCGCGTAGCTGAAGTAACGGCTACTAGAATCTACAGTAAATGTGGCTTTGGCAATATCCCCAGCAAGCTTCTGGACCATTTGGACCAGGAATTACCCCATCAACTGAACCCGCACCACTAGCAAAAAACTCTTGACTAAGCACTGCTGCATTGCCATCCTCAGCAATGCGCTCCAGTCCTGGTGAAGCTGCCTCACCCCGATCATAAATATCAAACAGACCATTATGAAAACCAACCCAGACTGGAGTCAATAACGTGCCGTTTTCCGGTGCCAGGCTTTCAATTGTCACCTTGAGGGTAGCTGCTGTTGCGCTAGATGCCATGGCTAGTGTAGAGGTTACGGTAACCATGGTGAGGATTTTGAGTGATTTAATAATTGGATGCTTCATGGTGATCCTGATCAATGAGATCAATATGGTAGATTTGTCAATGAGTGTGTTGCTCAACTATCTATGTAGCTACATCATTATCCGTAGAGTTAATCAGCTAAGTGTTCAAAACTAAGTGTTCAAAACTAAGTGTTCAAAACTTAGTGTTCAAAACCGATTTTGCTCGCACCACACAAGTGGGTAATCCTAGGTTAGTAGCTTGACTAGGATTATTGGTTTCTTGGTTTAGTTGTTGCTGAACAGAGGCTGAAAATTTGCCGATAATTTACTGATAATTTCCAGCCTCTCTCAGCCTTGTATGACCATGTGATATTAGTTGCGGTTGACTACTTATCCTGGAAGGGTATTCGTCAATTTAAAATTTCAAATTTAAAATTATTAATTAACACATCACAGGTCACAGGTCACAGGTCACACTTACGTTTAAGATTTCTGTAGCAGTCGTGGTTCGTGTTGAGAAACGACAATTAAATAGTCACCATTCTCAAGTTTATAATCTGTCGGTGGATTGGAGATAACGTCTCCTTCAAGTCCTTTTTGTACTGCTAGTACAATACTTTGATAGGCTTGCTTCATATACGTAAATACTTCCATAAAGGAACTACCCACCCGAGAGTCAGGGATTGCAATTTTATAAAGCTTGTTGCCACTTTGAGTACTTAATATTTCCGAGACAACTTTGGTAATTCCATGGTTAAGAGCAGCTTGGGAAATGAGCATGCTACTTAACTCACTGCTAACGATTATTTCGTCAACCTTAGCCCGCTGACAGGATTTAACATGAGTTTCATCTACCAGCTCCACAACTGTGTAAGCGTTGGGATTAATACTTTCTACTGTCAGGGTAGATAGTATAACTTTGGCGTCGCGAGCTGTTTCATCTATACTGTCATCCCCTAAAATTATAACAGTTCTAGCCTGCATCAAGTTGGCTCGAATCAAGGTTTCATCACTTACGTTGCCTTTAATAAAAAACAAATTATTGTCTTCGATCGGCTTCCGGTCTATATTAGCAATTAAAATAATTTTATCATCTTGAGTTTTAGGAAACCTTCGCAACTCATTGATGATAAACTTTGCTCTAGAATTCCATTCGCAAATAATCAAGTGATTGTTAAAATTATAAGAGCCCATACCTAGATCATTTTTGATTTTTTGATCGACAAAAATACCAGCGAGGGTAGCGGTGAAGATGGCTAAGAATCCAATCCCTACAAACATATCGAGAATAGCAATAAAGCGACCACCAACTGTGACAGGTGTGATATCACCATAGCCAACAGTTGTTAGGGTGACGATGCTCCACCAGAAAGCATCTGCTTTTGAGATATCTGGTTCCAGCCATGATATAGTGATGGTGTTAATGGTAATGATTATAAAAATAATAACCAGTACTTTATCAAGGTTTTCACTGCGCAAAAAATTCCAGAATTTTCGATTCCATAGTAAGATCATTTGACTTAGAGGTAATGGTTAGATCATGTCGGTTTAAGTAACTATAATACAGCGGTATTGAATTGGGTGAGGTACTTTCGTTATAGATTTTAGGGAGCAGGGAGCAGGGAGCAGGGAACAGGGAACAGGGAACAGGGAACAGGGAACAGGGCAAAAAACCTGTGTAGCTCATAGTTATGAAAAACGCTGTATCTATTCTCTATAATTTATAGATTGAATCTGCAAGGGTACATAGGGGCTCAGGGCCGGGAGTGGGGTTTGGAGTGTTTCGAGCTTACTGAAAACTATACAAAAACTATACAATTGACGTTTGCGATCGCTCAAGCTGAAAGCTAGAGGGTGTCCGGGAAACAGCTGAATGCTTAGGTAAAACATTACTATGGGAACGGATAGCGCTACTATTGTTAAGGAGTTTAAAGCCGCTGTCGGTCATGCCAAAATCCTCTAACCTCAACCACACCCAGGACCACACCCCTAACTCTGCTCAAAACACCATTCGGATTCGGGGGGCTAGACAGCATAACCTGAAAAACATTGATCTGGAACTGCCACGCGATCGCATTATTGTCTTTACTGGTGTTTCCGGTTCCGGCAAATCCTCCCTGGCATTCGACACTATCTTTGCGGAAGGACAACGCCGTTATGTAGAATCCCTGAGTGCCTATGCTCGTCAATTCCTGGGACAACTGGATAAACCGGATGTGGATGCCATCGAAGGCTTAAGCCCCGCTATCTCCATTGACCAGAAATCTACATCCCATAACCCCCGTTCCACCGTTGGTACAGTTACAGAGATTTACGATTACCTGCGATTACTGTTTGGACGGGCTGGTGAACCCTATTGTCCCAAATGCGATCGCAATATTGCTCCCCAGACCATCGACCAGATGTGCGATCGCATTATGGAACTCCCTGACCGGACTCGCTTCCATATCCTGGCTCCGGTTATCCGAGGCAAAAAGGGCACTCACAAGAAACTATTATCCAGCTTAGCCACCGAAGGATTTGTGCGGGTGAGAGTCGATGGTGAAACCTTTGACCTCTCCGATACCATCGAATTGGATAAAAATTATACCCACAACATTGAAGTGGTGGTTGACCGTCTCATCAAAAAGCCTAGTATTCAAGAACGAATTACCGATTCCCTTGCTACTTGCCTAAAACGTTCTACTGGAATTGCAGTTATCCAAGTTTTAGATAATACATCAGCACAGTCAGCAGAAGTCAAATCTGATCATAATTATAGACGTACTCCTTCAAAAAATTGCAGTTCATCTGGCCAAGAAATTCCCCA
Coding sequences within it:
- a CDS encoding spondin domain-containing protein; this translates as MVQKLAGDIAKATFTVDSSSRYFSYAAMILPSNDAFIANGNPLAIEIFDEEGNFTGADFTVLGSQVLDAGTEVNDEQQTTTAFFGQTTPDTGTPENGVVTLHPGFIPGGPILSTPAFAQGDFTVDGYQIARIKVEKVPESSTTGGLLAIGGLLWLGSRWRQSLNRFA
- a CDS encoding spondin domain-containing protein, coding for MKHPIIKSLKILTMVTVTSTLAMASSATAATLKVTIESLAPENGTLLTPVWVGFHNGLFDIYDRGEAASPGLERIAEDGNAAVLSQEFFASGAGSVDGVIPGPNGPEACWGYCQSHIYCRF
- a CDS encoding potassium channel family protein, producing the protein MRSENLDKVLVIIFIIITINTITISWLEPDISKADAFWWSIVTLTTVGYGDITPVTVGGRFIAILDMFVGIGFLAIFTATLAGIFVDQKIKNDLGMGSYNFNNHLIICEWNSRAKFIINELRRFPKTQDDKIILIANIDRKPIEDNNLFFIKGNVSDETLIRANLMQARTVIILGDDSIDETARDAKVILSTLTVESINPNAYTVVELVDETHVKSCQRAKVDEIIVSSELSSMLISQAALNHGITKVVSEILSTQSGNKLYKIAIPDSRVGSSFMEVFTYMKQAYQSIVLAVQKGLEGDVISNPPTDYKLENGDYLIVVSQHEPRLLQKS